AATTTTCCGAACGGCAACGTCGACTATACCAGGGTCCATGACGAGGTGGTCGCGATCGACACCATCCACAAGACGGTGACGCTTCAGCTCATCAACGGTTTCAGCTTCGGGCGGCCCGTCTGGTACTTGTCGATGGACTCCAGCGATCCGACGGTTGCCGCGATCGAGGGGGCAACCTATGCACCGCTGCTGGGCAAGCTTCCGGTCGGCGGGGACGACAGCTTCTCCAGCCCCGTGGAGCGGATCTTCATCGCGGAGAATGGTGCTACGGACTGCAACAATCCGCTTCGCCAAGGATTGGACGCCGCGATCACCGATAATTTCCGGCCGAACAACACACTCGGCGGCATCCCGACCCTCGGTCTCGACTACAGCCCGGCCTGGGATATCAATCTCTACGAATGGACGCCGGCGGCGATCCGGGCCGGCTACCGCCAGCAACTGCGTGAAGAGTTTCAGATCCTGACCTACGCGCAAGACGGGCTCATTACCGGGCCCAAGGGAAAGCCCTTCGGCAGCATCGGCGTGATCAACAATTGTCCGATCGTCGAGCGGCTGGATTGACGATTGCCGGCCACGACCGCAAGCAGCAGCGGCGCGTGACGGTGTTGATCGGCAGCGATCTATAGATCCGCACCATCTCGACTTAGCATCTTCGGCTCTGTTGCAAAAATTCGGCGATCCACAGGATATCGCGCGCCGTCGTCCGTTGAGAGACGCTGGCCCTCGTATGCTGTCCGATTTTGCGGCAGAGCCCCTTCGGCTACCGGCAGACCCGGATTGAACGCTGTGAATGAAGACCGCAGCGCAACCCCGCGTCGGCTTGACATAATCCTTGAAGAATATTGGCAGATCTTTGTTTAGCCGGCGTTCCGCTCGACGCCGAGTGCCGCCAGCGCCGTCGCCGCCACCATCTCCAGACGCTGCCGGGATGGCCTCGTCTTGGCGAGCACGTTCAGGCCTTGAACCACGCAGACAAGGAAGGCCGCATCTTCGAGCGGCGTTCCGGCCCGGATCGCAGCCGGGATCTCACCCGCTTGGCGCGCACGCGCGATCGCTCCGGCCAGGGCGGTCTCGAGCCGCGCCAGATGGAGGTCGACCTTCGCCTTCACCTCGGCGTCGCGCTGAGCCAGCTCGACGATCGTGTTGGTGATGAGGCAGCCCCACTGGCGCTTGCCGTCGACCATGCCGTCGATCAGCTTGCTGAAATACGCCCGGAGGGCGCCGAGGCCCGACGCGTCGCGCCCGAGGATCTCGACCGCCTCGGCAGAGACGGTCGACATGTATCGATCGATCGCCAGCACGTAAAGGCGTCGCTTATCGCCGTATGTGCCGTAGAGGCTCCCCGGGAAGAGCCCCATCGTCTTGCAGAGTGCCGTCAGCGCGCTGCCTTCGAAGCCGTGCTCCCAGAACGCGTCGACAGCCCGATCCAGTCGCTCTTCGAGGTCGAACGTCCTTACCCGCCCCATAATCCTTGCTCCATCACTGCCCTTCCTTGTCCGCCTAGACAATTCTGCATTCGACGAAGGTCGTTCCGTCGACCGATACGGCCACCGCATCGCCGGGCCGGACCGGATGCAGCCCCAAAGGGGTTCCGGTCAGCACCAGATCGCCGGGCGCCAGATGCAAGCCCCACTCCTTGAGGTGGGCGCCCAACCAAGCAACGGCCTCGACCGCCCCGCCCGGCATGGACCACAGCCCGCCCGAGGCGACCGCGTCGCCGTTGATCCTGATCGTGAGCGCTTGCGATCCGGC
This region of Aliidongia dinghuensis genomic DNA includes:
- a CDS encoding TetR/AcrR family transcriptional regulator: MGRVRTFDLEERLDRAVDAFWEHGFEGSALTALCKTMGLFPGSLYGTYGDKRRLYVLAIDRYMSTVSAEAVEILGRDASGLGALRAYFSKLIDGMVDGKRQWGCLITNTIVELAQRDAEVKAKVDLHLARLETALAGAIARARQAGEIPAAIRAGTPLEDAAFLVCVVQGLNVLAKTRPSRQRLEMVAATALAALGVERNAG